In a single window of the Minwuia thermotolerans genome:
- the glpD gene encoding glycerol-3-phosphate dehydrogenase: MREVDVFVIGGGINGCGVARDLTGRGYTVALAEMADLAQGTSSGSTKLIHGGLRYLEHYEFRLVRESLIERERLWAMAPHIIWPLRFVLPHHGGLRPAWMLRLGLFLYDHLGGRKRLPAARTLDLRNDPAGAPLKPVFVKGFEYSDCWVDDARLVVLNARDAADRGADIRTRTEVVSARPGADRRWTIETENRAGGARERLSAGVLVNAAGPWVDRVLAGVLGRNAVHNVRLVQGSHIVVRKLFDHDRCYIFQNADGRIVFAIPYEGDYTLIGTTDRDYEGDPASIEISEEEKRYLVEAASEYFSRPVTTDDIAWTYSAVRPLYDDGASSAQEATRDYVLTSEKIEGAGLINVFGGKITTYRRLAEEVADRVDDLSGRRTSAWTAGATLPGGDMGVDGVERLIAELSAAHPFLTQAAAARLVHTYGTGSRTILGQAKTADALGEDFGAGLTEAELRYLVEREWARSAEDVLYRRTKLALHLDEDGRERLGRWFAANAA, from the coding sequence GTGCGGGAGGTCGACGTATTCGTCATCGGCGGCGGCATCAACGGCTGCGGGGTCGCGCGCGACCTGACCGGCCGCGGCTACACGGTCGCCCTGGCCGAGATGGCGGACCTGGCCCAGGGCACGTCTTCGGGCTCCACCAAGCTGATCCACGGCGGCCTGCGCTATCTGGAGCACTACGAGTTCCGTCTGGTCCGGGAATCGCTGATCGAGCGCGAGCGGCTCTGGGCCATGGCGCCGCACATCATCTGGCCCCTGCGGTTCGTGCTGCCGCATCACGGCGGGCTGCGCCCGGCCTGGATGCTGCGCCTGGGCCTGTTCCTCTACGACCATCTGGGCGGCCGGAAGCGCCTGCCGGCGGCGCGCACGCTCGACCTCAGGAACGATCCCGCCGGCGCGCCCCTGAAACCGGTCTTCGTGAAGGGCTTCGAGTATTCCGACTGCTGGGTCGACGACGCGCGGCTGGTGGTGCTCAATGCCCGCGACGCAGCGGACCGCGGCGCCGACATCCGCACCCGCACGGAAGTGGTCTCGGCGCGGCCCGGCGCGGACAGGCGCTGGACCATCGAAACCGAGAACCGCGCCGGCGGCGCGCGGGAGCGCCTGTCGGCGGGCGTCCTGGTCAACGCCGCCGGACCCTGGGTGGACCGGGTGCTGGCCGGCGTGCTGGGCCGCAATGCGGTGCATAACGTTCGCCTGGTCCAGGGCAGCCACATCGTGGTGCGCAAGCTGTTCGACCACGACCGCTGCTACATCTTCCAGAACGCCGATGGCCGCATCGTCTTCGCCATACCCTATGAGGGCGACTACACCCTGATCGGCACCACCGACCGCGACTACGAAGGCGATCCGGCCTCCATCGAGATCAGCGAGGAGGAAAAGCGCTATCTGGTCGAGGCCGCGAGCGAGTACTTCTCCCGGCCGGTGACGACGGACGATATCGCCTGGACCTATTCGGCGGTGCGGCCGCTCTATGACGACGGCGCTTCCAGCGCTCAGGAAGCGACTCGTGACTACGTTCTGACCTCGGAGAAGATCGAAGGCGCGGGACTGATCAACGTCTTCGGCGGCAAGATCACCACCTACCGCCGCCTGGCGGAGGAAGTGGCGGACAGGGTCGACGATCTCAGCGGCCGGCGCACCAGCGCATGGACGGCCGGCGCGACGCTTCCCGGCGGCGACATGGGCGTGGACGGCGTCGAGCGGCTGATCGCGGAACTGTCGGCCGCCCACCCCTTCCTGACGCAGGCGGCGGCGGCGCGGCTGGTGCACACCTATGGAACCGGGAGCCGGACGATTCTCGGTCAGGCGAAAACCGCGGACGCGCTCGGCGAGGATTTCGGCGCCGGACTGACGGAAGCCGAACTCCGCTATCTGGTGGAGAGGGAATGGGCGCGATCGGCCGAGGACGTGCTCTACCGGCGCACGAAGCTGGCGCTCCACCTCGACGAGGACGGCCGGGAGCGGCTGGGGCGGTGGTTCGCCGCGAACGCCGCCTGA
- a CDS encoding DeoR/GlpR family DNA-binding transcription regulator — MKEIELLKMTPRQSDILARARESGRVDVDDLAALFEVTPQTIRKDINELSERGLLQRVHGGAVYPSNVTNFAYDSRRVLAAEAKTRIGAAAAALIPDNSSIMLNIGTTTEQVAVALRQHRGIMAITNNLNVANILREAPAAEVIIAGGVVRASDGGIVGEATIDLISQFKVDFAVVGASAIDADGTLLDFDYREVRVAQAIIGHARRTILVADHMKFQRSAPVRIGHLSDIDVFVTDRQPPADIVECCATCGVQLRIAPLAAIGVA; from the coding sequence ATGAAAGAAATCGAACTTCTCAAGATGACCCCCCGCCAGTCCGATATCCTGGCCCGGGCGCGCGAGAGCGGGCGCGTCGACGTCGATGACCTCGCCGCGCTGTTCGAGGTGACGCCCCAGACCATCCGCAAGGACATCAACGAGCTCAGCGAGCGCGGCCTGCTGCAGCGCGTTCACGGCGGGGCCGTCTATCCATCCAACGTCACCAACTTCGCCTATGATTCACGCAGGGTGCTGGCGGCCGAGGCAAAGACGCGCATCGGCGCGGCGGCGGCGGCGCTCATTCCCGACAATTCCTCCATCATGCTGAACATCGGCACCACGACCGAACAGGTCGCGGTCGCCCTGCGCCAGCACCGCGGCATCATGGCGATCACCAACAACCTCAACGTCGCCAACATCCTGCGCGAGGCCCCGGCCGCGGAAGTCATCATCGCCGGCGGCGTGGTGCGCGCCTCCGACGGCGGCATCGTGGGCGAGGCCACCATCGATCTGATCAGCCAGTTCAAGGTGGATTTTGCCGTCGTGGGCGCCTCCGCCATCGACGCCGACGGCACGCTGCTGGATTTCGACTACCGCGAGGTCCGCGTCGCCCAGGCGATCATCGGCCATGCCCGGCGCACCATACTCGTCGCCGACCACATGAAGTTCCAGCGCAGCGCGCCGGTGCGCATCGGCCATCTGTCCGACATCGACGTCTTCGTCACCGACCGCCAGCCGCCCGCGGACATCGTCGAGTGCTGCGCCACCTGCGGCGTGCAGCTGCGGATCGCGCCGCTGGCTGCGATCGGCGTGGCCTGA
- a CDS encoding ABC transporter substrate-binding protein translates to MKRNLLAAVAAGALLATSGPAFAGMEEAKKWIDNEFQPSTLTKEEQQAELEWFIKAAEPFKGMEINVLSETIPTHEYESKVLTKAFEEITGIKVNHQLLGEGEVVQAVQTQMQTNRNLYDAYINDSDLIGTHSRLQLAVNLTDWMAGDGKDVTLPTLDIDDFIGKSFTTGPDGKLYQLPDQQFANLYWFRKDWFDRPELQKQFKEMYGYDLGVPVNWSAYEDIAEFFSEHVKEIDGVRVYGHMDYGKRAPDLGWRMTDAWLSMAGAGSKGLPNGQPIDEWGIRMEEGSCNPEGASVSRGGGANGPAAVYAIRKWDEWLRKYAPPGAADYDFYQSLPALSQGNVAQQIFWYTAFTASMVAPKSEGNNTVDDEGKPLWRMAPSPHGPYWEEGQKLGYQDAGSWTLFKSTPVDRRKAAWLYAQFTVAKTTSLKKSHVGLTIIRDSDINHQSFTDRAPKLGGLVEFYRSPDRVLWSPTGVNVPDYPKLAQIWWQQIGDVNSGAFTPQEAMDRLAQEMDTTMARMERADKANNTYGGCGPRLNEPKDPSEWIGKGGAKAKLPNEKPQGETIAYDELIKRWQAN, encoded by the coding sequence ATGAAAAGGAACCTGCTCGCCGCTGTCGCGGCCGGCGCGCTTCTCGCAACATCCGGGCCGGCTTTCGCCGGTATGGAGGAGGCGAAGAAGTGGATCGACAACGAGTTCCAGCCATCGACGCTGACCAAGGAAGAGCAGCAGGCGGAGTTGGAATGGTTCATCAAGGCCGCGGAGCCTTTCAAGGGCATGGAGATCAACGTGCTGTCGGAAACCATTCCGACACACGAATATGAATCGAAAGTGCTCACGAAGGCGTTCGAGGAAATAACCGGTATCAAGGTCAATCACCAGCTTCTGGGCGAGGGCGAGGTCGTGCAGGCCGTGCAGACCCAGATGCAGACCAACCGCAACCTCTACGACGCCTACATCAACGATTCGGATCTGATCGGCACGCACTCCAGACTGCAGCTCGCCGTCAACCTCACCGACTGGATGGCCGGCGACGGCAAGGACGTGACCCTGCCGACGCTGGACATCGACGATTTCATCGGCAAGTCGTTCACCACCGGCCCGGACGGCAAGCTCTACCAGCTTCCCGACCAGCAGTTCGCCAACCTCTACTGGTTCCGCAAGGACTGGTTCGACCGTCCGGAACTGCAGAAGCAGTTCAAGGAGATGTACGGCTACGACCTGGGCGTTCCGGTCAACTGGTCGGCCTATGAGGACATCGCCGAGTTCTTCTCCGAGCACGTCAAGGAGATCGACGGCGTCCGCGTCTATGGCCACATGGACTATGGCAAGCGCGCGCCGGATCTCGGCTGGCGCATGACCGACGCCTGGCTGTCGATGGCCGGCGCCGGCTCCAAGGGCCTGCCCAACGGCCAGCCCATCGACGAATGGGGCATCCGCATGGAGGAAGGCTCGTGCAATCCGGAAGGCGCCTCGGTCAGCCGCGGCGGCGGCGCGAACGGCCCTGCGGCCGTCTACGCCATCCGCAAGTGGGACGAATGGCTGCGGAAGTACGCGCCTCCGGGCGCCGCCGACTACGACTTCTACCAGTCGCTGCCGGCGCTGAGCCAGGGTAACGTGGCCCAGCAGATCTTCTGGTACACGGCCTTCACCGCCTCCATGGTCGCGCCGAAGTCGGAGGGCAACAACACCGTCGACGATGAGGGCAAGCCGCTCTGGCGGATGGCGCCGTCGCCGCACGGACCCTACTGGGAGGAAGGTCAGAAGCTGGGCTATCAGGACGCGGGTTCCTGGACCCTGTTCAAGTCGACCCCGGTCGACCGCCGCAAGGCCGCCTGGCTCTACGCCCAGTTCACCGTCGCCAAGACGACCTCGCTGAAGAAGAGCCACGTCGGTCTGACGATCATCCGCGACAGCGACATCAACCATCAGTCCTTCACCGACCGCGCGCCGAAACTGGGCGGCCTGGTGGAGTTCTACCGTTCGCCCGATCGCGTTCTCTGGTCGCCGACCGGCGTCAACGTGCCCGACTATCCGAAACTGGCCCAGATCTGGTGGCAGCAGATCGGTGACGTGAACTCCGGCGCCTTCACGCCGCAGGAGGCCATGGACCGGCTGGCTCAGGAGATGGACACGACCATGGCCCGCATGGAGCGTGCGGACAAGGCGAACAACACCTATGGCGGTTGTGGCCCTCGTCTCAACGAGCCCAAGGATCCTTCCGAGTGGATCGGCAAGGGCGGCGCCAAGGCAAAGCTCCCCAACGAGAAGCCGCAGGGCGAGACCATCGCCTATGACGAGCTGATCAAGCGCTGGCAGGCCAACTGA
- a CDS encoding ABC transporter ATP-binding protein produces the protein MALELKSVGKRVEGVTHIHPTDLTLEPGSFNVLLGTTLAGKTTLMQLMAGLERPTEGEIHFDGRDVTGVSVQKRNVSMVYQQFINYPNFSVYDNIASPLKLARMAKAEIDRRVHEMAELMRLTPFLKRRPSELSGGQQQRTAMARALVKDANLVLLDEPLANLDFKLREELRDELPKLFADRNCIAVYATTEPMEALLFGGNTATLHEGRVTQFGPTMEIYKWPIDLVSAQVFSEPPMNEAPVQKAGRRFSLGDLAWDADPALDDMPDGEYRLGIRPHRVTIEPRGDQPVAVTGAVKIAELSGSESTVHFVLQGNDWVSLSHGVHDFEIGAPATFHVDMSRAMYFDADGHMAGAAGDRAG, from the coding sequence ATGGCGCTGGAACTTAAATCTGTGGGCAAGCGCGTCGAGGGCGTGACGCATATCCACCCGACGGACCTGACGCTGGAGCCGGGCAGCTTCAACGTGCTGCTGGGCACGACCCTCGCAGGCAAGACCACGCTGATGCAGCTCATGGCCGGTCTGGAGCGGCCGACGGAAGGCGAGATCCATTTCGACGGCCGGGACGTCACCGGCGTGTCGGTCCAGAAGCGCAACGTCTCTATGGTCTATCAGCAATTCATCAACTATCCGAACTTCTCCGTCTACGACAACATCGCCAGCCCGCTGAAGCTGGCCCGGATGGCGAAGGCGGAAATCGACCGCCGGGTTCACGAGATGGCGGAGCTGATGCGGCTGACGCCGTTCCTGAAGCGCCGTCCCTCGGAACTCTCCGGCGGTCAGCAGCAGCGTACGGCCATGGCCAGGGCATTGGTGAAGGACGCGAATCTCGTCCTGCTCGACGAGCCGCTGGCCAATCTCGACTTCAAGCTGCGCGAGGAACTGCGCGACGAACTGCCGAAGCTGTTCGCGGACCGCAACTGCATCGCCGTCTACGCCACCACGGAACCCATGGAGGCGCTGCTGTTCGGGGGCAACACCGCGACGCTGCACGAAGGCCGGGTGACCCAGTTCGGCCCGACCATGGAAATCTACAAGTGGCCGATAGATCTGGTCAGCGCCCAGGTCTTCTCCGAACCGCCGATGAACGAGGCGCCGGTGCAGAAGGCGGGCCGCCGCTTCAGCCTGGGCGATCTGGCCTGGGACGCCGATCCGGCCCTGGACGACATGCCCGACGGCGAGTACCGCCTGGGCATCCGGCCGCACCGCGTCACCATCGAGCCGCGCGGCGACCAGCCCGTGGCGGTGACCGGCGCCGTCAAGATCGCCGAGCTGAGCGGCTCCGAAAGCACGGTGCATTTCGTGCTGCAGGGCAATGACTGGGTTTCGCTCAGTCACGGCGTGCACGATTTCGAGATCGGCGCGCCGGCGACATTCCACGTCGACATGTCCCGGGCGATGTACTTCGACGCCGACGGCCACATGGCCGGCGCGGCCGGCGACAGGGCGGGCTGA
- a CDS encoding ABC transporter ATP-binding protein, producing MARITLDGLGHAYAPDPQTPEDWALKQLDFEFADGGAYALLGPSGCGKTTLLNIIPGLLTPSRGRVLFDGEDVAGRGPAERNIAQVFQFPVIYDTMTVRQNLAFPLRNRGVPAAEIAARVAEIADMTDLTEMLDRRASGLTADGKQKISLGRGLVRDDVNVIMFDEPLTVIDPHLKWLLRSKLKELHRRIDRTMIYVTHDQVEALTFADQVVLMKDGEVVQIGTPVDLFERPAHTFVGHFIGSPGMNLLPCAMDGGRAVVCGAPVEAENVTAVTANSGLELGVRPEFVRFADSGLPVRVTRVMETGRYRVVETATREGQTVKLLVSNEEPLPSEEAHLAFEPARTRIYENGWLAGGRAAS from the coding sequence ATGGCGCGGATCACGCTCGACGGCCTCGGCCATGCCTACGCGCCCGACCCGCAGACGCCCGAGGACTGGGCGCTGAAGCAGCTCGATTTCGAGTTCGCCGACGGCGGGGCCTACGCCCTGCTGGGGCCGTCCGGCTGCGGCAAGACCACGCTGCTCAACATCATCCCCGGCCTGCTGACGCCCAGCCGGGGCCGGGTGCTGTTCGACGGCGAGGACGTGGCGGGCAGGGGACCGGCGGAGCGCAACATCGCCCAGGTGTTCCAGTTTCCGGTGATCTACGACACCATGACCGTGCGCCAGAATCTGGCCTTCCCGCTGCGCAACCGCGGCGTGCCGGCCGCCGAGATCGCCGCCAGGGTGGCCGAGATCGCGGACATGACCGACCTGACGGAGATGCTGGACCGCCGTGCATCCGGGCTGACCGCCGACGGCAAGCAGAAGATCTCGCTGGGGCGCGGGCTGGTCCGCGACGACGTCAATGTCATCATGTTCGACGAGCCGCTGACGGTGATCGATCCGCATCTGAAATGGCTGCTGCGCTCCAAGCTGAAGGAGCTGCACAGGCGCATCGACCGGACCATGATCTACGTCACCCACGACCAGGTCGAGGCGCTGACCTTCGCCGACCAGGTGGTGCTGATGAAGGATGGCGAGGTGGTCCAGATCGGCACGCCGGTCGACCTGTTCGAACGCCCCGCCCACACCTTCGTCGGCCATTTCATCGGCTCGCCCGGCATGAACCTGCTGCCATGCGCCATGGACGGCGGCCGGGCCGTGGTCTGCGGCGCGCCGGTGGAGGCGGAGAATGTCACGGCGGTCACCGCCAACTCAGGCCTGGAACTGGGTGTCCGCCCGGAGTTCGTACGTTTTGCGGACAGCGGCCTGCCCGTGCGGGTGACCCGGGTCATGGAAACCGGCCGCTACCGTGTGGTGGAGACGGCGACGCGTGAGGGGCAGACGGTCAAGCTGCTGGTTTCCAACGAGGAGCCGCTGCCTTCCGAGGAAGCGCATCTGGCGTTCGAGCCCGCGCGCACCCGTATCTACGAGAACGGCTGGCTTGCCGGCGGGAGGGCGGCGTCATGA
- a CDS encoding carbohydrate ABC transporter permease: MRTRWLIPTVYIVFLMLPIYWLLNMSFKTTNEILGGLTLWPETFTLDNYRAIFSDPTWYMGYVNSLAYVSMNTVISVAVALPAAYAFSRYRFLGDKHLFFWLLTNRMAPAAVFALPFFQLYSAVGLFDTHIAVALAHTLFNIPLAVWILEGFMSGVPKELDETAYIDGHSFWSFFTRIFMPTIAAGIGVAMFFCFMFSWVELLLAKTLTSVEAKPIAAVMTRTASTSGYELGLLAAAGVLTIVPGAFVIYFVRNYIAKGFALGRV; the protein is encoded by the coding sequence ATGCGCACGCGCTGGCTGATTCCGACTGTCTACATCGTCTTTCTGATGCTGCCGATCTACTGGCTGCTGAACATGTCGTTCAAGACCACGAACGAGATCCTGGGCGGGCTGACGCTCTGGCCCGAGACCTTCACGCTGGACAACTACCGGGCCATCTTCTCCGATCCGACCTGGTACATGGGCTATGTGAACTCGCTGGCCTATGTCTCGATGAACACGGTGATCTCTGTCGCCGTGGCGCTGCCGGCGGCCTACGCCTTCTCCCGCTACCGCTTCCTCGGCGACAAGCACCTGTTCTTCTGGCTGCTGACCAACCGCATGGCGCCGGCCGCCGTCTTCGCGCTGCCGTTCTTCCAGCTCTATTCGGCGGTCGGGCTGTTCGACACCCACATCGCCGTGGCCTTGGCCCACACCCTGTTCAACATCCCGCTGGCCGTCTGGATCCTGGAAGGCTTCATGTCCGGCGTGCCGAAGGAACTGGACGAGACCGCCTATATCGACGGTCACAGCTTCTGGAGCTTCTTCACCCGCATCTTCATGCCCACGATCGCCGCCGGCATCGGCGTCGCCATGTTCTTCTGCTTCATGTTCTCGTGGGTGGAACTGCTGCTGGCCAAGACGCTGACCTCCGTGGAAGCCAAGCCGATCGCGGCGGTCATGACGCGGACGGCCTCGACCTCGGGCTACGAGCTCGGCCTGCTGGCCGCGGCCGGCGTGCTCACCATCGTGCCCGGCGCCTTCGTGATCTATTTCGTCCGCAACTACATCGCCAAGGGCTTCGCCCTGGGGAGGGTCTGA
- a CDS encoding DUF2160 domain-containing protein — MGLSWMAWTWPTAAFFVFIALAIAAMGVWEYYSPGGAPRRGVFGLDTTRGDRLFMTLLGSAFIFIGWMAFQGTPLWGGLAIAIAWALFVFWKV; from the coding sequence ATGGGCCTGTCGTGGATGGCCTGGACGTGGCCGACCGCCGCCTTCTTCGTCTTCATCGCGCTGGCCATCGCGGCGATGGGCGTGTGGGAGTATTACTCGCCCGGCGGCGCGCCGCGGCGCGGCGTCTTCGGCCTGGACACCACCCGCGGCGACCGGCTGTTCATGACGCTGCTGGGCAGCGCCTTCATCTTCATCGGCTGGATGGCGTTTCAGGGCACGCCGCTGTGGGGCGGACTGGCGATCGCCATCGCCTGGGCGCTGTTCGTGTTCTGGAAGGTCTGA
- the hemN gene encoding oxygen-independent coproporphyrinogen III oxidase, which produces MSANRTELILAHADKRIPRYTSYPTAPHFGPGVTQDTYRTWLSGIRPGTPVSLYVHVPFCRTMCWYCGCNTRATLRNEPLERYLDTLEMELNLLARALPSVLPLKHLHWGGGSPSLVRAARFRGIMQRIRRSFAFKRDAEVALEVDPRHLCDELVDAMAETGVNRVSLGVQTFDEKVQRAINRVQPFEVVADAFARLRAGGIEGVNADLLYGLPLQTVDGVIETTDRLLELAPERISVFGYAHVPHMKPHQRMIREEDLPDAAGRLAQADAIAERLVSGGYRQIGLDHFARADDPMARALESGRLRRNFQGYTTDEAPVLLGVGASAIGSLPEGYVQNEAATENWRREIVDGRFAIARGVALDDDDRMRREIIERIMCDLTVDLAALAAAHGRPAPEADLGALEADGIVRRDGDRIVVAEAFRPLSRVVAAAFDARLNLGPARHAVAV; this is translated from the coding sequence ATGTCCGCGAACCGAACGGAGCTCATTCTCGCGCACGCCGACAAGCGAATTCCGCGCTATACGAGCTATCCCACCGCACCTCATTTCGGCCCCGGGGTCACGCAGGACACATACAGGACCTGGCTCTCCGGGATCCGGCCGGGCACCCCGGTATCGCTCTACGTCCACGTGCCGTTCTGCCGGACGATGTGCTGGTACTGCGGCTGCAACACCAGGGCGACGCTGCGCAACGAGCCGCTGGAGCGCTATCTCGACACGCTGGAAATGGAACTCAACCTGCTCGCCCGCGCGCTGCCGTCGGTGCTGCCGCTGAAGCATCTGCACTGGGGCGGCGGCAGCCCCAGCCTCGTCCGCGCGGCACGGTTCCGGGGGATCATGCAGCGCATTCGCCGCAGCTTCGCCTTCAAGCGCGACGCGGAGGTCGCTCTCGAGGTCGATCCGCGCCACCTTTGCGATGAACTGGTCGACGCCATGGCCGAGACCGGTGTCAACCGCGTCAGCCTTGGGGTCCAGACCTTCGACGAGAAGGTCCAGCGGGCGATCAACCGCGTGCAGCCCTTCGAGGTGGTCGCCGACGCATTCGCGCGGCTGCGGGCGGGCGGCATCGAGGGTGTGAACGCCGATCTGCTCTACGGTCTGCCGCTGCAGACTGTCGACGGCGTGATCGAGACCACGGACCGGCTGCTCGAGCTTGCGCCGGAGCGCATCTCGGTTTTCGGCTATGCTCATGTGCCGCACATGAAGCCGCATCAGCGGATGATCCGCGAGGAAGACCTGCCGGACGCCGCCGGGCGGCTGGCACAGGCCGACGCCATTGCGGAACGCCTGGTTTCCGGCGGTTACCGGCAGATCGGACTGGACCATTTCGCCCGCGCCGATGACCCGATGGCCCGGGCGCTGGAGAGCGGCCGCCTCAGGCGCAACTTCCAGGGCTACACGACGGACGAAGCGCCCGTGCTGCTCGGCGTTGGCGCGTCCGCCATCGGCAGTCTGCCCGAGGGCTACGTTCAGAACGAGGCCGCGACCGAGAACTGGCGCCGGGAGATCGTCGACGGGCGTTTCGCCATCGCGCGCGGCGTCGCCCTCGATGACGATGACCGCATGCGCCGGGAGATCATCGAGCGGATCATGTGCGATCTGACGGTGGATCTGGCCGCGCTCGCCGCGGCTCATGGCCGCCCTGCGCCGGAGGCGGACCTCGGCGCTCTCGAGGCCGACGGGATCGTCAGGCGTGACGGCGACCGCATCGTCGTCGCCGAGGCGTTCCGCCCGCTCAGCCGGGTCGTCGCGGCCGCCTTCGACGCCCGTCTGAACCTGGGCCCGGCCCGGCACGCCGTCGCCGTCTGA